The proteins below are encoded in one region of Bifidobacterium dentium JCM 1195 = DSM 20436:
- the ychF gene encoding redox-regulated ATPase YchF: MSLTIGIVGLPNVGKSTMFNALTRNNVLAENYPFATIEPNTGIVPLPDDRLPILAKLVHTEKIVPATVTFVDIAGIVKGASEGEGLGNKFLANIREADAICEVVRAFEDDDIVHVNGKVDPADDIDTINTELILADLQTIENALPKLEKDLRGKKIDPAYMAAVKEAKAILESGETIDKAAREGRFDKDSVYDLHLMSAKPFIYVFNVDDSELQNRELQDKLAASVAPAPAIFLNAQFEADLTELDEEDAREMLSDAGLEESGLDQLARVGYDTLGLSTFLTAGEKEVRAWQIHKGYTAPQAAGVIHTDFEKGFIKADIVSYDDFVAAEGSMTKIKEEGKLRQEGRDYVMQDGDIVEFKFNVSKH; encoded by the coding sequence ATGTCTCTTACTATCGGAATCGTCGGACTGCCGAATGTCGGCAAGTCCACCATGTTCAATGCACTGACCCGCAACAACGTGCTGGCCGAGAACTATCCGTTCGCCACCATCGAGCCGAACACCGGCATCGTGCCGTTGCCGGACGATCGTCTGCCGATCCTGGCCAAGCTCGTGCACACCGAGAAGATCGTGCCGGCCACCGTCACCTTCGTCGATATCGCAGGCATCGTCAAGGGTGCCTCCGAAGGCGAAGGGTTGGGCAACAAGTTCCTTGCCAACATTCGTGAGGCCGATGCGATCTGTGAGGTCGTGCGTGCTTTCGAGGATGATGACATCGTGCACGTCAACGGCAAGGTCGACCCAGCCGATGACATCGACACCATCAACACCGAATTGATCCTCGCCGATTTGCAGACCATCGAAAACGCATTGCCGAAACTCGAGAAGGATCTGCGAGGCAAGAAGATCGACCCGGCCTATATGGCGGCCGTCAAGGAGGCCAAGGCCATTCTCGAATCCGGTGAGACCATCGACAAGGCCGCTCGCGAGGGTCGCTTCGACAAGGACTCCGTCTACGATCTGCACCTGATGAGTGCCAAGCCGTTCATCTATGTGTTCAACGTGGACGATTCCGAACTGCAGAACAGGGAATTGCAGGACAAGCTCGCCGCCTCCGTGGCCCCGGCTCCGGCCATCTTCCTCAATGCGCAGTTCGAAGCCGATTTGACCGAGCTGGACGAGGAAGACGCCCGTGAGATGCTCTCCGATGCGGGGTTGGAGGAGTCCGGTCTCGACCAGCTGGCACGCGTGGGCTATGACACTCTCGGCCTGTCTACTTTCCTGACCGCAGGAGAAAAGGAAGTGCGCGCCTGGCAGATTCACAAAGGCTACACTGCACCGCAGGCCGCCGGCGTGATTCACACCGATTTCGAAAAAGGCTTCATTAAGGCCGATATCGTTTCCTATGACGATTTCGTGGCTGCCGAAGGCTCCATGACGAAGATCAAGGAGGAAGGCAAGCTGCGACAGGAAGGCCGCGACTACGTGATGCAGGACGGCGATATCGTGGAATTCAAGTTCAACGTTAGCAAGCACTGA
- a CDS encoding GntR family transcriptional regulator, translating to MIITVDKADALPLYEQLRRQIIAGLARGELEPGDMLPSVRRLAKDLGINLHTVNKAYAMLRDEGHIVMRRGSGAMVAPRDVGSLSQQHDREMRRMRDDIYRIAVEYKAHGGSLDEFMADVKHNASAVFQDETIDRSGDHADNQEAEEGLQ from the coding sequence GTGATTATCACCGTGGATAAGGCCGATGCCCTTCCTCTATATGAGCAACTGCGTCGGCAGATCATTGCCGGCCTGGCACGTGGCGAGCTTGAACCGGGCGATATGCTGCCTTCGGTGCGTCGGCTGGCGAAAGATCTTGGCATCAATCTCCATACGGTGAACAAGGCTTATGCCATGCTGAGAGACGAAGGCCATATCGTGATGCGTCGAGGGTCCGGCGCCATGGTTGCGCCCCGCGACGTCGGTTCCCTGTCGCAGCAGCATGATCGTGAAATGCGCCGCATGCGCGACGATATCTACCGCATCGCCGTCGAATACAAGGCCCATGGCGGCTCGCTGGACGAATTCATGGCCGATGTGAAGCATAATGCTTCCGCCGTTTTTCAGGACGAAACCATCGACCGGTCCGGGGATCATGCCGACAATCAAGAAGCGGAGGAGGGGCTCCAATGA
- a CDS encoding DUF1648 domain-containing protein, whose translation MTNWMMVAIVALEGVSVALAPWVVRRTVCFGVSVPVSAQHDPGIRRAKIGYTVCAGSVSAMAVAASVACLVLWGALGGTIAVTTMSLLLIVASFALIVKYRKRTMRIKHERGWKASTLERAAFLAENAGPEPLGLQWELLHLVPVSIMTASAFMLYDSMPDRLPIHMNAAGQIDDWLDKSLWVVLGMPLLIQLIMVATMTAVHAMIIHSPRQIDPERPSISGYAYGRFSRAWSVYVLIVGLTANLGFVGLIPMYANWWDIRAWGSVMMLIALAIIVAELVLAVVFGQCGSRTWRLDGENDDGNNMADDDDDEWVLGMFYYSPENPAIVVPKRMGVGYTFNMAHPLVWLICAALALLLIVGVALPIISG comes from the coding sequence ATGACAAATTGGATGATGGTCGCAATAGTTGCGTTGGAAGGCGTCAGTGTGGCTCTCGCTCCTTGGGTGGTGCGTCGCACGGTGTGCTTCGGGGTGAGCGTACCGGTTTCGGCGCAACACGACCCTGGGATCAGACGTGCGAAAATCGGATATACCGTTTGTGCCGGATCGGTAAGCGCGATGGCGGTAGCCGCAAGCGTCGCCTGCCTGGTGTTGTGGGGAGCCCTCGGCGGAACCATTGCGGTGACGACAATGTCGTTGCTGTTGATCGTGGCCTCATTCGCGCTGATTGTGAAGTATCGCAAGCGCACCATGCGAATCAAACATGAACGTGGCTGGAAGGCCTCCACGCTCGAACGCGCCGCGTTCCTTGCCGAAAATGCCGGTCCGGAGCCGCTGGGGCTGCAATGGGAATTGCTGCACCTCGTGCCGGTCAGCATCATGACCGCCTCCGCGTTCATGCTGTATGACAGCATGCCCGACCGTCTGCCCATACACATGAACGCTGCAGGTCAGATCGATGATTGGCTGGATAAATCGTTGTGGGTGGTGCTTGGCATGCCCCTACTGATACAGCTCATCATGGTTGCGACGATGACCGCCGTTCATGCAATGATCATCCATTCGCCGCGGCAAATCGACCCGGAGCGTCCTTCCATTTCCGGCTATGCATATGGACGCTTCTCCCGCGCATGGAGCGTCTACGTGTTGATTGTCGGCTTGACGGCGAATCTCGGATTCGTCGGACTGATTCCCATGTATGCGAACTGGTGGGATATTCGCGCATGGGGCTCGGTGATGATGCTGATCGCATTGGCGATCATTGTTGCGGAGTTGGTTCTTGCCGTAGTCTTCGGTCAGTGCGGTTCTCGGACATGGCGATTGGATGGCGAGAACGACGACGGAAACAACATGGCCGATGACGATGACGACGAATGGGTGCTGGGCATGTTCTACTATTCGCCTGAAAATCCGGCCATCGTGGTGCCCAAGCGCATGGGGGTCGGATACACTTTCAACATGGCGCATCCCTTGGTCTGGCTGATATGCGCGGCGTTGGCGCTGTTGCTCATCGTCGGCGTCGCATTGCCCATTATCTCAGGTTGA
- a CDS encoding DMT family transporter encodes MSEVSHGVESVQVAQPQQEGIVVSKPVARVMMLVNAIVWGTGYTMLKHAQDNMPTQWLMFFRMGAATLLMAMVFFPRLRRIRLRRYVMPGLVLALTYWMGFLFQLKGLETTSPGRNSFFTDTYCVMVPFIVWAFTRRRPNWQHLVAAFVCAFGIGLVSLSGGGGDELMHMSFGDTMTIIGAFFFALNLVLVGFMGRGFDAIALMLMEFVWCTMLFGGGAVLFEGAPSVAWARWDIILCIGYLVVGSTVIAQVFQTIAIQNLPTSEASVILSTECIFAMLVSVLFAGERLTVPSVCGFALIFGAILLSEVQLPARRR; translated from the coding sequence ATGAGCGAAGTGAGCCACGGCGTAGAAAGCGTGCAGGTTGCGCAACCACAGCAGGAAGGCATTGTCGTATCCAAACCGGTCGCCCGTGTGATGATGTTGGTCAATGCCATTGTGTGGGGTACTGGCTACACCATGCTTAAGCATGCGCAGGATAATATGCCGACGCAATGGCTGATGTTCTTCCGCATGGGTGCCGCCACATTGCTCATGGCCATGGTGTTCTTTCCACGGTTGCGCAGAATCCGTCTGCGCCGTTACGTCATGCCCGGACTGGTGCTTGCCCTGACCTACTGGATGGGTTTTCTGTTCCAGCTCAAAGGCTTGGAAACCACGTCACCTGGGCGCAACAGCTTCTTCACCGACACGTATTGCGTAATGGTGCCGTTCATCGTCTGGGCATTTACTCGGAGACGTCCCAACTGGCAGCATCTGGTCGCCGCGTTCGTATGCGCGTTCGGCATCGGTCTCGTGTCGCTCAGCGGCGGTGGCGGGGACGAACTCATGCACATGAGTTTCGGTGACACCATGACCATCATCGGCGCGTTCTTCTTCGCCCTGAACTTGGTGCTGGTCGGATTCATGGGCAGGGGTTTCGATGCGATCGCATTGATGCTGATGGAATTCGTCTGGTGCACCATGCTGTTCGGCGGCGGTGCCGTGCTGTTCGAAGGTGCTCCGTCCGTGGCGTGGGCGCGTTGGGATATCATACTGTGCATCGGGTATCTGGTGGTCGGCTCCACGGTGATCGCCCAGGTGTTCCAGACGATCGCCATACAGAATCTGCCCACTTCCGAAGCTTCCGTGATTCTGAGCACCGAGTGCATTTTCGCCATGCTCGTTTCCGTGCTCTTTGCCGGCGAGCGTCTCACCGTTCCGTCGGTATGCGGTTTCGCGCTGATTTTCGGTGCCATTCTGCTCTCGGAAGTTCAGTTGCCGGCTCGACGGCGATAG
- a CDS encoding YeiH family protein, which produces MKEFCEKWWKRIATKEMVFIGIVTLLASLIASWLKQFPGFSLFGALIIALLIGMIVQFPIRQWYVGRSAEHKAGVKDAAGVISNKLLRLGIILLGFKLNLTVLFTQGIKCLPIAAAVVALTIVVCYGIARRLGVDPQLAILVAGGTGICGAAAVMGLSGSIKVPPEQEDDKANNEVMAVAIIAIMGTIFALLEIALGPLTGLTKTQLGITAGASLHEIAHAVAAGDAFGAVDIATIMKLSRVLMLVFAAIIIAVWWDRNHSEMPADGKRKVSFPWFMLGFIGASVIGTFVPFIATITPQLVDFAYIVLGMAMAALGINVNFKAIAKKGRKAFLASFLTSILLMCFAAGVAFVFF; this is translated from the coding sequence GTGAAAGAGTTTTGCGAGAAGTGGTGGAAGCGTATCGCCACCAAAGAAATGGTCTTCATCGGTATTGTGACGCTGCTTGCGTCGCTCATCGCCTCATGGTTGAAGCAGTTCCCGGGATTCAGCCTGTTCGGTGCGCTGATTATCGCGCTGCTGATCGGCATGATCGTGCAGTTTCCGATTCGTCAATGGTATGTAGGCCGATCCGCCGAACATAAGGCCGGTGTGAAGGATGCCGCCGGAGTGATCTCCAACAAGCTGCTACGGTTGGGCATCATTCTGCTTGGCTTCAAGCTCAACCTGACCGTGCTGTTCACGCAAGGTATCAAATGTCTGCCGATCGCCGCTGCAGTGGTGGCGCTTACCATCGTCGTATGCTATGGCATCGCCCGCAGGCTGGGCGTCGATCCGCAGCTGGCGATTCTTGTGGCGGGCGGCACCGGCATCTGCGGCGCTGCGGCCGTCATGGGTCTGTCCGGCTCCATCAAGGTGCCGCCGGAGCAGGAGGACGACAAGGCGAACAATGAGGTGATGGCCGTGGCCATCATCGCCATCATGGGCACCATTTTCGCATTGCTGGAAATCGCACTCGGCCCGTTGACCGGTCTTACCAAGACGCAGCTGGGCATCACCGCCGGCGCATCCCTGCACGAAATCGCGCACGCCGTCGCCGCGGGTGACGCATTCGGTGCGGTTGACATCGCCACCATCATGAAGCTTTCTCGCGTGCTTATGCTGGTGTTCGCGGCCATCATCATCGCCGTCTGGTGGGACAGGAACCATTCCGAAATGCCGGCCGACGGCAAACGCAAGGTTTCGTTCCCGTGGTTCATGCTTGGCTTCATCGGTGCCTCTGTCATCGGCACTTTCGTGCCGTTCATCGCCACGATCACTCCGCAGCTGGTGGATTTCGCCTATATCGTGCTCGGCATGGCCATGGCCGCGCTCGGCATCAACGTGAACTTCAAGGCCATCGCCAAAAAGGGACGGAAAGCGTTCCTCGCCAGTTTCCTCACTTCGATTCTGCTGATGTGCTTTGCGGCCGGTGTGGCGTTCGTTTTCTTCTAA
- a CDS encoding Na+/H+ antiporter NhaC family protein → MAEIVTMALFCTALVACIAAGISIVPALAVGVLVFLIHGRLTGHAWKPMLRKGFTTMKAASIVVVTFVLIGLLTTLWRAAGTVPFIVANTTTLIRPHVVILLAFLLNCLMSLLTGSSFASAATMGVITMTLGTSMQVSPLFLGGAILSGVYFGDRCSPVSTSAQLVKTLTHTNIFDNIRLMLRTAAVPFALTCVVYAALALCTHPSVGSMDVAGLFAEAFNLHWVTVLPAVVLIVLAVARVDVRLTMGASICTALPICLFVQHMDWLSVGRALMLGYHCPNAQVAPLIDGGGVISMIKVMLIVCISSSYSGIFQETGLLGGAHRMIRRIANRVGGFCATLITSIVTSCVACNQTLSIMLTDQLCREVEPDEQRHAINLEDTAVVVAPLIPWSIAGAVPLASVGAPTASLSFACFLYLLPLYRCIRRKRTPHRPQSTSAESK, encoded by the coding sequence ATGGCCGAGATCGTCACCATGGCGCTGTTTTGCACGGCGCTTGTCGCATGTATCGCAGCCGGTATTTCCATAGTCCCGGCATTGGCTGTCGGCGTACTCGTCTTTCTCATTCATGGACGTCTGACCGGGCACGCTTGGAAGCCCATGCTTCGCAAGGGCTTCACCACCATGAAGGCGGCGAGCATCGTGGTGGTCACGTTCGTGCTGATAGGACTGTTGACCACGTTATGGCGCGCGGCCGGTACCGTGCCGTTCATCGTGGCGAACACGACGACTCTGATACGCCCGCATGTGGTGATCCTGCTGGCATTCCTGCTCAATTGCCTGATGTCGCTTTTGACCGGCTCATCATTCGCCTCGGCCGCGACCATGGGCGTGATCACCATGACGCTCGGAACATCCATGCAGGTCTCGCCGCTGTTCTTAGGCGGTGCAATTCTTTCCGGCGTGTATTTCGGCGATCGTTGCTCTCCTGTCTCCACCAGTGCGCAACTGGTCAAGACACTGACGCATACGAACATTTTCGACAATATTCGGCTCATGCTGCGTACAGCCGCGGTGCCGTTCGCGCTGACCTGCGTCGTCTACGCGGCGCTGGCGTTGTGTACGCATCCTTCCGTCGGCTCGATGGACGTGGCCGGCCTGTTCGCCGAGGCGTTCAACCTGCATTGGGTGACCGTGTTGCCGGCCGTGGTACTGATCGTTCTAGCGGTCGCACGCGTGGACGTGCGTCTCACGATGGGTGCCAGCATCTGCACGGCCTTGCCGATATGCCTATTCGTACAGCATATGGACTGGCTTTCCGTAGGCCGGGCGTTGATGCTCGGCTACCATTGTCCGAATGCACAGGTGGCGCCGCTGATCGACGGCGGCGGCGTCATCTCCATGATCAAGGTGATGTTGATCGTCTGCATTTCGTCATCATATTCCGGCATTTTTCAAGAAACAGGCCTGCTGGGCGGCGCACATCGCATGATCCGACGCATTGCGAACCGCGTCGGAGGATTCTGCGCCACGCTCATCACATCCATCGTGACGAGTTGTGTGGCATGCAATCAAACGTTGTCGATCATGCTCACCGACCAGCTATGCCGTGAAGTCGAGCCGGACGAGCAGCGGCATGCAATCAATCTGGAAGACACCGCCGTAGTGGTGGCGCCGCTCATCCCCTGGTCGATTGCCGGCGCCGTGCCACTTGCCTCGGTCGGAGCCCCGACCGCCAGTCTGTCATTCGCATGCTTCCTATATCTGCTGCCGCTCTATCGTTGCATTAGAAGAAAACGAACGCCACACCGGCCGCAAAGCACATCAGCAGAATCGAAGTGA
- a CDS encoding LysR family transcriptional regulator, with the protein MNFLSMDYFIMVAKERSFTKAAKRLGITQQTLSAHIASLEREVGCDLFVRHVPLELTYAGETFLRYATDFQHDHTMMMQEFDDIAHDETGILRVAVAHTRERTIMPRIIAAYQRKRPGIMVDMIEGANEQHARHLVDGEVDIAIAHFDRAPVGVELVDFYNEEMVLIVSNRLWMSAVAGGSACGVGSDEAERRIAQGDCLPLKDCPFILGQPDDIDGHIAAELFRRAGFRPQVKARSGNLQTALALTQLGVGASLTIRQFLDEMLDDEARRSLRVLPIGEDARYAISFGVRRQSYQWSAITDFIQVAREILAS; encoded by the coding sequence ATGAACTTCCTGAGTATGGACTACTTCATCATGGTCGCCAAGGAACGCAGCTTTACCAAGGCCGCGAAACGACTTGGCATCACGCAACAGACGCTGAGCGCGCATATCGCGAGCCTCGAACGGGAGGTCGGTTGCGACCTCTTCGTCCGCCACGTTCCGCTGGAACTGACCTATGCGGGGGAGACGTTTCTGAGATATGCCACTGATTTCCAGCATGATCACACGATGATGATGCAGGAGTTCGACGATATCGCACACGATGAAACCGGTATCCTGCGTGTTGCCGTCGCACATACCAGGGAGCGCACCATCATGCCGCGCATCATCGCCGCCTACCAGCGCAAAAGGCCCGGCATCATGGTCGACATGATTGAGGGAGCCAATGAGCAACATGCAAGACATTTGGTCGACGGTGAGGTCGACATCGCCATAGCACATTTCGATCGTGCGCCGGTCGGTGTGGAATTGGTCGACTTCTACAACGAAGAAATGGTATTGATCGTTTCCAACCGGCTGTGGATGAGTGCCGTCGCCGGCGGTTCCGCCTGCGGCGTCGGCTCCGACGAGGCGGAACGACGCATTGCGCAAGGGGATTGCCTGCCACTGAAGGATTGTCCGTTCATACTCGGTCAACCTGACGATATCGATGGCCATATCGCAGCCGAGTTATTCCGGCGTGCAGGGTTCAGACCTCAGGTCAAGGCCCGTTCCGGCAATCTGCAGACCGCGCTCGCATTGACGCAGCTCGGTGTGGGCGCAAGCCTGACGATCCGCCAGTTCCTTGATGAGATGCTTGATGACGAAGCGCGCAGGTCTTTGCGTGTGCTGCCGATCGGTGAGGATGCGCGCTATGCCATCAGCTTCGGTGTGCGCAGGCAAAGCTATCAATGGAGCGCCATCACTGACTTCATACAGGTGGCCCGTGAGATATTGGCATCTTGA
- a CDS encoding DUF362 domain-containing protein: MTEIDITRLERLEHRTDDPQAPEVFFTPIIAPDSLIAVYHALGATPEGKVAIKIHSGESEKSNNLNPSLVKDLVQEIGGTLVECATAYDGNRETPEKSLNVFKERGYGDIAPIQIMDMGGEIEIPVAKYKHIPYDIVGMHVDDYDSFFVLSHFKGHPMGGFGGALKNVSIGIASSNGKRWIHSAGKVKDRWIDTPQDDFLESMAEADEAVISHMHGNMMYLNVMNRLSVDCDCFATPSEPDMHDIGVLSSLDPVALDQACVDLIHVAPDGASVTERIATRHGEHTLEYAEELGIGSRAYRLTVLE, encoded by the coding sequence ATGACCGAAATCGACATCACCCGACTGGAACGACTGGAACACCGCACCGACGACCCTCAGGCCCCTGAGGTCTTCTTCACGCCAATCATTGCGCCGGACAGCCTGATCGCCGTCTACCATGCGTTGGGCGCAACGCCGGAAGGCAAGGTGGCCATCAAGATCCATTCGGGTGAATCCGAGAAATCCAACAATCTCAATCCGTCGCTCGTCAAGGATCTCGTACAGGAGATCGGTGGCACGCTGGTGGAATGCGCCACCGCATACGACGGCAACCGCGAAACCCCGGAAAAAAGCCTCAATGTGTTCAAGGAGCGTGGCTACGGCGACATCGCCCCGATCCAGATCATGGATATGGGCGGTGAAATCGAGATTCCGGTCGCGAAATACAAGCATATCCCGTACGACATCGTCGGTATGCACGTTGACGATTACGATTCCTTCTTCGTGCTTTCGCATTTCAAAGGGCACCCGATGGGCGGTTTCGGCGGCGCGCTGAAGAATGTGTCCATCGGCATCGCCTCTTCGAATGGCAAACGTTGGATACACTCCGCCGGCAAGGTCAAGGACCGCTGGATCGACACGCCGCAGGATGATTTTCTCGAGTCCATGGCCGAAGCCGACGAGGCCGTGATCAGCCATATGCACGGCAATATGATGTACCTGAACGTAATGAACCGTCTGTCCGTGGATTGCGATTGTTTCGCAACGCCGTCCGAGCCGGATATGCATGATATCGGCGTGCTGTCTTCACTCGACCCGGTGGCGCTTGATCAGGCGTGCGTCGATCTGATTCACGTGGCTCCGGATGGCGCTTCGGTGACCGAACGCATCGCCACGCGGCATGGCGAGCACACGCTTGAGTATGCCGAGGAGCTGGGCATCGGCTCGCGCGCCTACCGTCTGACCGTACTCGAGTAG
- a CDS encoding uridine kinase family protein, protein MESVESMKSAIDRVERLLAEGWCAFVAIDGPCASGKTVFAASLHERFGGNVLHMDDFFLRPEQRTPERFAEPGGNVDRERFEAEVLKPLAAGKAVRYRPWDCHTGDFATSRSVEPAALTVVEGSYSMHPALRGYYDLTMCLIVDPSERLRRLEARNPRMLQRFIDEWIPLENRYFESTNTQGSADLLVDTAL, encoded by the coding sequence ATGGAATCCGTCGAAAGCATGAAATCCGCGATTGATCGTGTGGAACGGTTGCTGGCCGAAGGCTGGTGCGCGTTCGTCGCCATTGACGGTCCATGCGCATCCGGCAAAACCGTGTTCGCCGCTAGCCTGCATGAGCGTTTCGGCGGCAATGTGCTGCACATGGACGACTTCTTCCTGCGACCCGAACAACGTACGCCTGAACGTTTCGCAGAGCCTGGCGGCAATGTCGACCGTGAGCGGTTCGAAGCCGAAGTGCTGAAGCCATTGGCGGCGGGAAAGGCGGTACGGTACCGGCCGTGGGATTGCCATACCGGCGATTTTGCGACGTCACGCAGTGTCGAACCGGCCGCACTGACCGTCGTTGAGGGAAGCTACAGCATGCATCCTGCATTGCGCGGCTACTACGATCTGACGATGTGTCTCATCGTCGACCCGAGTGAACGGCTTCGCCGTCTCGAGGCGCGTAATCCTCGCATGCTGCAACGATTCATCGATGAGTGGATCCCACTCGAAAATCGTTATTTCGAATCCACCAATACCCAAGGAAGTGCCGATCTTCTCGTCGACACCGCCCTCTAG
- a CDS encoding ECF transporter S component, which produces MSTSSTSIALRRADLPRLSLTVKAAATVLAIVAAVALPQLFHVIGAVSGQGTMLGVAFLPMHLPIIFVGLIAGPAVGAIAGAAAPLVSFLLSGMPMLAMLPLMMIELCAYGLIAGLLRSVKLPSLVKVVLAQLAGRVVLTVATAIAVFAFGSSDSIAATWTSDLAAGLPGLALQWALIPLAAYWSESLIRR; this is translated from the coding sequence ATGTCCACTTCATCCACATCCATCGCATTGCGTCGCGCCGATTTGCCGCGTCTGAGCCTGACCGTCAAGGCCGCTGCCACCGTGCTCGCCATCGTGGCTGCGGTCGCCCTGCCGCAGCTGTTCCACGTCATCGGTGCCGTTTCCGGTCAGGGGACCATGCTTGGCGTCGCGTTCCTGCCGATGCATCTGCCCATCATCTTCGTCGGTCTGATCGCCGGCCCGGCCGTCGGAGCCATCGCCGGTGCGGCGGCTCCGCTGGTCAGCTTCCTGCTGTCCGGCATGCCGATGCTGGCCATGCTGCCGCTGATGATGATCGAATTGTGTGCATACGGTCTGATTGCGGGCCTGCTGCGTTCCGTGAAGTTGCCGAGCCTGGTGAAGGTCGTACTTGCCCAGTTGGCCGGACGAGTGGTACTGACGGTCGCCACCGCAATCGCCGTGTTCGCCTTCGGATCAAGCGATTCCATCGCCGCCACGTGGACCAGCGACCTTGCCGCGGGTCTGCCGGGTCTGGCCCTGCAGTGGGCGCTTATTCCGCTTGCGGCCTACTGGAGCGAGTCTCTTATCAGGCGTTAG
- a CDS encoding sulfite exporter TauE/SafE family protein gives MIAGVSVITLLLVLVAGIGAGFVGYAVGASSLISYPALLAFGIPPVLSNTTNTVGVVGTGIGGLLAARKELNGQRTRVIVYALIGLVGGIIGGLLLLELPAEVFEFAVPPLILFSSMIIALNPRKKAAARDAVAQALPESQQGERAALIAGKASGGKLHDPWWLWLGVSFVGVYSGYFGAAAGTLALAVLDLGKIGPFHQINALKTVVGFGANISAAIMFIVRGSVYWPFAIMMCLGCIIGSAIAPPVTRHIPENIMRAAAVLTGVILAVKLGWSTYI, from the coding sequence ATGATTGCCGGAGTGTCCGTCATCACGTTGTTGCTTGTTCTGGTCGCCGGCATCGGAGCCGGATTCGTCGGCTATGCGGTCGGCGCGTCCTCGCTGATCTCCTACCCGGCACTGCTTGCGTTCGGCATTCCGCCCGTGCTATCGAACACGACCAACACCGTCGGCGTGGTCGGCACCGGCATCGGCGGTCTGCTGGCGGCGCGCAAGGAGCTCAACGGACAGCGCACCCGTGTGATCGTCTATGCGTTGATCGGTCTGGTCGGCGGCATTATTGGCGGCCTGTTGCTGCTGGAGCTGCCCGCCGAGGTCTTTGAATTCGCGGTACCTCCACTGATTCTGTTCAGCTCGATGATCATCGCATTGAACCCACGCAAGAAGGCGGCCGCGCGAGACGCCGTAGCGCAAGCGTTGCCCGAATCACAGCAAGGCGAACGTGCCGCACTGATCGCAGGCAAGGCGAGTGGCGGCAAGCTGCATGATCCGTGGTGGCTATGGCTGGGCGTGAGTTTCGTCGGCGTCTATTCCGGCTATTTCGGCGCGGCCGCCGGCACGCTGGCCCTAGCCGTACTTGATTTGGGCAAGATCGGCCCGTTCCATCAGATCAATGCGTTGAAGACCGTGGTGGGTTTCGGTGCGAACATCTCCGCCGCCATCATGTTCATCGTGCGTGGCTCGGTCTATTGGCCGTTCGCCATCATGATGTGCCTCGGCTGCATCATCGGCAGCGCCATCGCGCCACCGGTCACCCGCCATATTCCGGAGAACATCATGCGCGCCGCCGCCGTCCTGACCGGCGTCATCCTGGCTGTCAAGCTCGGCTGGAGCACCTACATTTAG
- a CDS encoding helix-turn-helix domain-containing protein, protein MAVVDEAKLRYLDFLSREDRVRHHRYVEEMKQYDLMRSGDISAISESTRLWDSGLYGYLSDDPLKNAKYRFVTTITLATRFAIEGGMDEEDAYNASDLYIQDLDNCKTPDDVRRLHTDMMTFFTWAMADMQKAETHSKAVNECMDYIHYHLHEKITVSILAEHVHLNPTYLSELFVRETGTSLSQYITDKRMEAAENMLKYSEYSFNEIAQILAYRSQSHFTKVFKKHSGMTPGEYRNKYAQNGIWPE, encoded by the coding sequence ATGGCGGTTGTTGACGAGGCGAAACTGCGGTATCTGGACTTCCTCTCGCGCGAGGACAGGGTACGTCATCACCGGTACGTGGAAGAGATGAAACAGTACGACCTGATGCGTTCGGGTGACATCAGCGCCATCTCCGAAAGCACCAGACTGTGGGACTCGGGACTGTACGGCTACCTGTCGGATGATCCGCTCAAGAATGCGAAATACCGGTTCGTCACCACCATCACGCTCGCCACACGGTTCGCCATCGAAGGCGGTATGGATGAGGAGGATGCCTACAACGCCTCCGACCTGTACATCCAAGATCTTGACAATTGCAAGACCCCCGACGATGTGCGCCGGTTGCACACCGACATGATGACGTTCTTCACATGGGCGATGGCGGATATGCAGAAAGCCGAGACGCATTCCAAGGCGGTGAACGAATGCATGGACTACATCCACTACCACCTGCATGAGAAGATCACCGTGTCCATCCTCGCCGAACATGTGCATCTGAACCCTACATACCTATCGGAACTGTTCGTGCGGGAGACGGGAACGTCGCTGTCGCAGTACATCACCGACAAGCGCATGGAAGCGGCCGAGAACATGCTCAAGTATTCGGAATACAGCTTCAATGAGATCGCGCAGATTCTCGCATATCGGTCGCAAAGCCACTTCACGAAGGTATTCAAGAAGCACAGCGGGATGACACCGGGAGAATACCGCAACAAGTATGCGCAGAACGGCATTTGGCCGGAATAG